From one Montipora capricornis isolate CH-2021 chromosome 10, ASM3666992v2, whole genome shotgun sequence genomic stretch:
- the LOC138020757 gene encoding uncharacterized protein, with translation MYHTVKTTELDQHTHRFLWRDMDSTREPDTYIMLRVSFGDKPSATIATVALRKTAEMSRDKYPEAADIIQRNTYMDDIIESTDDRKQAIKPTQDIEKSIIKEGFKVKTWMFSSDINRQEKTNIPIEEQTEKVLGVKWCQSEDQLSFEVKFNFTTKRKHTSKSKSDIIPTRIPQQLTKRIILL, from the coding sequence ATGTACCACACTGTGAAGACGACAGAGTTAGATCAGCACACCCACCGATTTCTGTGGAGGGATATGGATAGTACGAGAGAACCCGACACATACATAATGCTCAGAGTTTCATTCGGTGACAAGCCGTCAGCTACGATTGCAACCGTTGCTTTGAGAAAAACCGCAGAGATGTCACGAGATAAATACCCAGAAGCAGCAGATATAATCCAAAGAAACACGTACATGGACGACATAATCGAAAGTACAGACGATCGCAAACAAGCCATTAAACCGACTCAAGATATCGAGAAGTCTATTATCAAAGAAGGATTTAAAGTCAAGACGTGGATGTTCTCAAGCGATATTAACAggcaagaaaaaacaaacatacCAATCGAGGAACAAACAGAAAAGGTACTTGGAGTCAAATGGTGTCAGTCAGAAGATCAATTGTCTTTCGAAGTCAAGTTTAACTTTACTACCAAGCGAAAACATACTTCAAAGTCAAAGAGCGATATTATCCCCACCCGAATTCCCCAACAGCTCACAAAGCGTATAATATTGTTGTAG